CGGTGCTTGTATTTATGGAATATGCGCGTAACTTTTCCGATATTTTCTTCCGTGATGCTGAAATATTTGCCGAAGCGGCCGATAAAACGATGCCCAAAACGGTATCCTATGTAATACCAGACCACATCCCCGATCAAATCGCCTATCATCAGCGACAGCATTACCGGTATGAAGCTGAAATATCCGAGCTTGAGGATAACGCCGAAAATCATAGACAGCATCGGTCCTTCGGCGCAGGCGAGGACTATTATAAAAGCATAGACCCAGTAGGCATGGTCCGTGCCAAGATTGATGAGCCATTCTTGCATATTTTTAATCGGAACACGGTAATGGTATCATATATGTACTGACCGAAGCGAACGACTATGACCATATTCAAAATAGAAGACTTCTCATGGGATTCTATGGTGCGCTGG
Above is a window of Patescibacteria group bacterium DNA encoding:
- a CDS encoding VTT domain-containing protein; its protein translation is MQEWLINLGTDHAYWVYAFIIVLACAEGPMLSMIFGVILKLGYFSFIPVMLSLMIGDLIGDVVWYYIGYRFGHRFIGRFGKYFSITEENIGKVTRIFHKYKHRILLISKMSNGFGFALVTLMAAGMARIPFINYISINVIGQFVWTGFLLGVGYFFGNLYLQVDSILGKIAVVALFVVIFWAFKGYKKYLRTKAEALNI